The Bacteriovorax sp. Seq25_V genome has a window encoding:
- a CDS encoding ATP-grasp domain-containing protein — MHNERWLIAATAGTWQIAGIKAAQQMGFKVIAIDGQKDCPGFTIADKSINLNISDTSLILKTLDDLKLNYVGAISYCSEAGMMLAAQIREHFSLPGPNIPLTSALINKGIQRNIWAKSNVPIPKFSIFKSKDDALNFCSNANVQLIVKPTDSAGSRGVALLGTDSQENSTLISSALNFSRTKEIIIEEYMKGTEYTVEVFCTPERTDLLTITKKKKLPHTNGTVAFELFTPELSDQEVCNISTPVFDAFKALGYTFGIGHAEVILKEDGTVGIIEVAGRGGGFLLFEKFIPLVTSRNVTNELINILTGQANNKVQQRHSFGVLRFTPSKKGRIKKLEGYDKVNGFNNTYGQAFAVVGQDFPEAACDGDRIGCIITWASSLDEALKKADLAEKQIIYEVE; from the coding sequence ATGCACAATGAACGCTGGCTAATTGCAGCAACAGCAGGAACATGGCAAATTGCTGGTATTAAGGCTGCTCAACAGATGGGTTTTAAGGTAATTGCAATTGATGGTCAAAAAGATTGTCCAGGATTTACAATCGCAGATAAAAGTATAAATTTAAATATATCTGATACTAGTTTGATACTCAAAACACTAGATGACCTTAAGTTAAATTATGTTGGTGCGATTAGTTATTGTTCAGAAGCCGGTATGATGTTGGCCGCACAAATAAGAGAACACTTTTCACTACCGGGCCCAAACATTCCTCTCACATCAGCACTCATAAATAAGGGAATACAAAGAAACATCTGGGCAAAATCAAATGTACCCATCCCGAAATTTTCAATTTTTAAAAGTAAAGATGATGCATTAAATTTCTGCTCCAATGCAAATGTTCAATTAATTGTTAAACCAACAGATAGTGCTGGTAGTAGGGGCGTTGCTTTACTCGGTACCGATTCACAAGAAAATTCAACACTAATTAGTTCTGCACTCAACTTCTCTCGCACAAAAGAAATAATAATTGAAGAGTATATGAAGGGTACTGAATATACTGTTGAAGTTTTCTGTACTCCAGAGAGAACTGATTTATTGACAATAACTAAGAAGAAGAAACTACCTCACACTAATGGCACAGTTGCATTTGAGCTATTTACACCAGAGCTTAGTGATCAAGAAGTTTGTAATATAAGCACCCCTGTTTTTGATGCATTCAAAGCACTTGGCTACACATTTGGTATCGGTCATGCTGAAGTCATTTTAAAAGAGGATGGCACTGTTGGAATAATTGAAGTTGCAGGCAGGGGTGGAGGCTTCTTACTATTTGAAAAATTTATTCCACTAGTTACATCTAGAAATGTAACCAATGAGTTAATCAATATTTTGACCGGTCAAGCCAACAACAAAGTGCAGCAAAGACACAGCTTTGGAGTTCTAAGGTTTACTCCAAGTAAAAAAGGTAGAATTAAAAAACTTGAAGGTTATGACAAAGTGAATGGTTTTAACAACACCTATGGTCAAGCATTTGCTGTCGTTGGCCAAGATTTTCCAGAAGCTGCTTGTGACGGCGATCGTATTGGGTGTATAATCACCTGGGCATCCTCTTTAGATGAAGCATTAAAGAAAGCTGATCTTGCCGAGAAACAGATTATATATGAAGTAGAATGA
- a CDS encoding amidohydrolase family protein, translated as MKIIDSHLHLDKVKYRTLEAAFKGLNGELQEASISKAIVLHLIIQGWSLEEVADQINKYERIEAFANIDPNSIDAETDLLRAKNLGFCGLKLHPRIQQFSVDDPNVVALIQYAGELNLPTLIDAFPDGTALMDGFSPFKFASCAKKCPDSKIIWAHMGGHHVIDMMMLAKRLPNVYFDFSYSLLYYQGSSVPKDMIYAMKSMRFDRIFYGSDYPDRSITDTYNASYAYLKESGISSDDLEKLFYRNFTRMMEW; from the coding sequence ATGAAGATTATTGACAGTCACCTACATTTAGACAAAGTTAAATATCGTACGCTTGAAGCTGCCTTCAAAGGGCTTAATGGCGAATTACAAGAGGCATCCATTTCAAAGGCGATAGTACTTCATCTAATTATTCAGGGCTGGTCCCTCGAGGAAGTAGCAGACCAAATTAATAAGTATGAAAGAATTGAAGCATTTGCCAACATTGATCCTAATTCTATAGATGCTGAAACTGATTTACTACGAGCTAAAAACCTCGGTTTTTGTGGTTTAAAGCTTCATCCTAGGATTCAGCAGTTTTCTGTAGATGACCCAAATGTCGTTGCGCTTATTCAATATGCCGGTGAGTTAAATCTACCAACTCTTATCGATGCTTTTCCTGATGGAACAGCATTAATGGATGGTTTTTCACCCTTCAAATTTGCTAGTTGTGCTAAAAAGTGCCCTGATTCAAAAATTATATGGGCACACATGGGCGGACATCATGTTATCGACATGATGATGCTGGCCAAACGTTTACCAAATGTGTACTTTGATTTCTCTTATTCATTACTATATTATCAAGGCAGCTCAGTTCCGAAAGACATGATATATGCAATGAAAAGTATGAGATTCGATAGAATTTTTTATGGATCCGATTATCCAGACAGAAGTATTACAGACACATATAATGCTTCATATGCTTACTTAAAAGAAAGTGGAATTTCTTCTGATGATCTTGAGAAGTTATTTTATAGAAATTTCACAAGGATGATGGAGTGGTAA
- a CDS encoding bifunctional 2-polyprenyl-6-hydroxyphenol methylase/3-demethylubiquinol 3-O-methyltransferase UbiG produces the protein MVNNSQNDFQAISDFYNQRCLELGDDIKSVGWRDKESQFLRFEMLFRDIDPSGKTILDFGCGLGDLIYYLEDKVGSNFNYIGIDISESLLKLAEQKHSKPNYKFIHGQILDLDLSNLNIDISVASGVFTYKIANNFQYAIDVCKRLFENSNDIVSLNFLTDRVDYTLNKNYHFNPEAVLTELLKISKHVSLYSDYRLYEFTTILRKSAIER, from the coding sequence GTGGTAAATAACTCACAAAATGACTTTCAAGCTATTTCTGATTTTTATAATCAAAGATGCTTAGAACTTGGCGATGATATTAAATCTGTAGGTTGGCGTGACAAGGAAAGCCAGTTTTTAAGGTTTGAAATGTTATTTCGTGATATAGACCCATCAGGAAAAACGATTCTAGATTTTGGATGTGGGCTTGGTGACTTGATATATTATCTTGAAGACAAGGTAGGAAGTAACTTCAACTACATCGGTATCGACATCTCTGAATCGTTACTAAAACTAGCAGAACAAAAACATAGCAAGCCAAATTATAAATTTATACACGGTCAAATTCTAGACCTAGATTTATCAAATTTAAATATTGATATTTCTGTTGCATCAGGTGTTTTTACCTATAAAATTGCAAATAATTTTCAATACGCCATTGATGTATGTAAAAGATTATTCGAAAATTCTAACGATATTGTCTCCTTGAATTTTCTTACAGATAGAGTAGATTACACACTAAATAAAAACTATCATTTTAATCCAGAAGCTGTTTTAACTGAGCTGTTAAAGATCTCAAAACATGTTTCATTGTATTCAGACTATAGACTATATGAATTCACGACTATTTTAAGGAAGTCTGCAATTGAGAGGTAA